GAAGGCGCTCGGCGGTGAGGCCGCGCACGGCATGCTGATCCTCTCGCCCCGCGCGGTGGAGCGGCTCGAGACCTACAAGCCGGCCTGGCCGCTGCCGAAGATCTTCCGCATGACCAAGGGCGGCAAGATCAACGAAGGCATTTTCGCCGGTGAGACCATCAACACACCCTCGATGCTCTGCGTCGAGGATTATCTCGATGCACTGAACTGGGCGAAGTCGATCGGTGGCCTGAAGGCGCTGATCGCGCGCGCCGACGCCAACACCAAGGTGCTCGCCGACTGGAAGGCAAAGACGCCGTGGATCGACTTCCTGGCGAAGGATGCGGCGATCCGCTCCAACACTTCGGTGTGCCTGAAGTTCACCGATCCCGCAATCACCTCGCTATCGTCCGACGCGCAGGCCGAGTTCTGCAAGAAGCTCGTCGCGCTGGTCGAGAAGGAAGGTGCGGGCTTCGACTTCGCGTACTACCGCGATGCGCCGGCGGGCCTGCGCATCTGGTGCGGTGCCACCGTCGAGGCAAAGGACGTCGAGCTGCTGACCCAGTGGATCGACTGGGCCTTTGCCGAGACCAAGGCCGCGCTGCCGAAGGCGGCGTGATGTTTCTGACCCTCCCCTGGAGGGGGAGGGTCGACGCACCGTTAGGTGCGTCGGGGTGGGGTGATCTCTCCACGCGGCGCACCATCGAAAATCGCATCGACAGTTTCACCCCACCCCGGCGCTAAAGCGCCGACCCTCCCCCTCCAGGGGAGGGTGAAGGAAACGTTCAGATGACCAAACCGAAAGTTCTCATTTCCGACGCGCTCTCGCCCGCTGCCGTGCAGATCTTCAAGGATCGCGGCGTCGAGGTCGACTTCCAGCCCAACCTCGGCAAGGACAAGGACAAGCTGGCCGAGATCATCGGCAACTACGACGGTCTTGCGATCCGTTCGGCGACGAAGGCGACCGCCAAGATCATCGAGAGGGCGACCAACCTGAAGGTGATCGGCCGCGCCGGCATCGGCGTCGACAACGTCGAGATCCCGGCGGCCACCGCCAAGGGCATCATCGTGATGAACACGCCGTTCGGCAATTCCATCACGACCGCCGAGCACGCCATCACCCTGATGCTGGCGCTGGCGCGCGAAATTCCGCAGGCCGACGCTTCCACCCAGTCCGGCAAGTGGGAGAAGAACCGTTTCATGGGCGTCGAGATTACTGGCAAGGTGCTCGGGGTCATCGGCTGCGGCAATATCGGCTCGATCGTCTGCGACCGCGCGCTCGGCCTGCGCATGAAGGTCGTCGCCTTCGATCCCTTCCTGTCGCCGGAGCGCGCCAAGGACATCGGCGTCGAGAAGGTCGATCTCGATGACCTGCTCAGGCGCGCCGACTTCATCACCCTGCACACTCCGCTCACCGAGAAGACCAAGCACATCATCGACGCGGCAGCGATCGCCAAGATGAAGAAGGGGGTGCGCCTGATCAATTGCGCCCGTGGCGGCCTGGTCGACGAGCAGGCGGTGGTGGATGCGCTGAACGCCAAGCACATTGCCGGCGCTGCCTTCGACGTCTTCGTCGAGGAGCCCGCGACCTCGAACGTGCTGTT
This genomic interval from Bradyrhizobium sp. CB82 contains the following:
- a CDS encoding phosphoserine transaminase, coding for MTAAKPASRPLVPHFSSGPCAKRPGWTAQNLKDAALGRSHRAKAGKAKLKLAIDLTREVLEVPADYRIGIVPASDTGAVEMALWSLLGARPVTTLAWESFGEGWVSDIVKELKLKDVTKLNAAYGEIPDLSKVDQKSDVVFTWNGTTSGVRVPNADWISATREGLTICDATSAAFAQPLDWPKLDVVTFSWQKALGGEAAHGMLILSPRAVERLETYKPAWPLPKIFRMTKGGKINEGIFAGETINTPSMLCVEDYLDALNWAKSIGGLKALIARADANTKVLADWKAKTPWIDFLAKDAAIRSNTSVCLKFTDPAITSLSSDAQAEFCKKLVALVEKEGAGFDFAYYRDAPAGLRIWCGATVEAKDVELLTQWIDWAFAETKAALPKAA
- the serA gene encoding phosphoglycerate dehydrogenase — translated: MTKPKVLISDALSPAAVQIFKDRGVEVDFQPNLGKDKDKLAEIIGNYDGLAIRSATKATAKIIERATNLKVIGRAGIGVDNVEIPAATAKGIIVMNTPFGNSITTAEHAITLMLALAREIPQADASTQSGKWEKNRFMGVEITGKVLGVIGCGNIGSIVCDRALGLRMKVVAFDPFLSPERAKDIGVEKVDLDDLLRRADFITLHTPLTEKTKHIIDAAAIAKMKKGVRLINCARGGLVDEQAVVDALNAKHIAGAAFDVFVEEPATSNVLFGHPNVICTPHLGASTTEAQENVALQVAEQMSDYLLSGAISNAINFPSITAEEAPKLKPFIALAEKLGSFAGQLTESGISKVTITYEGHVAEMKIKALTSAVLSGLLRPMLGEVNVVSAPVVAKERGMVVDEVTRAAQSDYESLITVTVATERQERSVSGTVYHDGKPRLVDIKGIRVDAEFGKSMIYVTNEDKPGFIGKFASLLGDAKINIATFHLGRVSQGGDAIALVEVDGAVPADVLAKVQALPQVKQAKALTF